The segment atttaaatttttcccatgcgCATTGTAAAATATTCTACTCGGTAGCATGTAAATGAAGTGCTATTTCTACTGAccacatattaaaaatttagttactggcAGATGTCCTTACAGTACCAAactttatgggtaatttttacttaaaatttctctGCGTGCAGTAATTTTCggggtatttaaaatttttataattatttttataaacttaagCTTCTATTTGGACTACCCGatggtatttttttcaaatattaataatttcataaattttcttgcTACATTGTAACCAACAAATCTTTTTTGAACTTTCATCTCTCAGACAATGATCAGTATCATctattttaattctttacaACTTCAATATTTTCTGACAATACTTGCATCCAATACTTTTTGATTCTGTAATAAATGCAAtgcacaataataataataataataataacgcaACATAATTTGTTAGCATAACCACAAAATGTGTTGCTGTAATAGTAAATCCGTTTCGTTACAATAACTCAATCGTTTGCTATCGCGTCTTTTATTATGATGACAAAACTTTGTAAATGTCATATAAATAAGAATAATGGATTGTTCAAAGATTGTCATAACCCTCTAAAAATATGACTTTGATCGTGTGTACAATAAACAATTCTCTGGGCTTATAATTTAATGTCGAAATGACAGAAAGGATAGTGTATAGCGGAAGTGAATTTCACGATATACGCGTTACGATTGAGCGTAATATGCAAATGACAACAGAGAAACAGTGGGTAACAGTACGGAGGAGTGGTAGATTTACCCTGGAAATTACTGATGGAAATCTCGTTTAGTATCTACTTAATGAATAGATACCGTACAACGATTTCGTCccgagaaatttcaaaatgatCCTACCCAGTGATAAAGCTCTTGATGAGCATGTGGTATAGTACAGTATACACCAGACACAAGTATAAGAGAAATGTTATGTGTAACACAACTGTCATGCATGTATTACACTGGATATGATACAGTATATACTGTAATAGCGATCTAGAGCTATGAAAATACCTCGTGCAACTAAATTGAAACTGAAATTCCCCGTTGAATTACTCGTCACCATACTACAGGCAATTACACACAATCTAAAATGTATAACCATCACCTAAATGATAAATCAAATAATggatataaaatatgatatgatttaattattaatatttgttgtGTGAACGTGGATATGAAAATCTTGAGGAATCTACTGGGTTTGTATACTACACCCAGAAGAgtcaaatatttcaaaagcAGAATGCTCTTTTCAAATTCCACACGACATTCCGTATTCCCTAAAGCTTCCCTGCCTTTCTCTGACACAAATAACATCTACGCTAGGGAGATTAAATGTTTAAGCCTCTCAGTGGACTAGAATACTTTGTCCTTCTGTATGACACCCGTTAcgatgttttataattttttttttaaattaaattaaaatttttggaattaggGTAGAGGGCAAAATGGTCAAgttacgaaaaataaatagttttatattttgagtAGACTAAGTCATGTACACTGGAAAAatagcggtgttaaaaatagacTCAATTTTAACATCGgacggtgttaaaataccggtgttaaacggttgaacaaaaaaaagtccacctatagaaattagaaaaaaaaatgtattacataaaaaaaaaattcaatgaataTTGCAGTGAACTTTTCTGTTACGtccgattaatttttatcattttcaaaataatttttttttattcatataattttataacataCAATGAGCCACGCAAACATCAAAACATCTGTCAAGAAAAATCTTAGTGTGGAGAATAATGCGTGCGCCGACCATGGTGACAAATATGAAAGGgcagataagaaaattttgggcCCGAGGAACAAAGAAAAGTCTCACTCTCTTCTGGTTGCATTCATCAAGGTGCGAACAAGTTATTTTAcaatgaagaaaaagaaaaagaaaagtgttagtataaattaaactaGTATAAGTACTTAATTTGAAGTTTATCAAGTATTCACACAGGAATACAggtataacaaaataattaaaatattaaataaaagtttgaaatGTTCAGTTTAGTTAtatcagaattaaaaaaaattcaaattcaaacatatgtaatataaaattaaaattgtaaatataatttttgaattgtttgattacacggaaaaaaaaatactgtgttTATCGCTCACCAACGGAGAGCGACAAGTGTATCGTGATTAGTTCTAAATTGTATTGCTACtaccacaatatatatatcgatatgAATGAAACACTAGatacttataataatgatCCTACGGATTGTGCATATACTTAAATGTATAGTGATCGTCAGTTAACGTATCCATATCGTACCAAAACGGATCGTGATTATCGCGATCTACTTCTCAAGCGCCACCACTCATAaccaaattattaaactttataatGCATATCTTGCAAATTATAcagtgtttatttataaaattattaattatttaaagcgcACACAACGACAatgaaaaaatactaattatatatctaatgcaagaatttctgttttttatcgattaattttttaatttatctttgaaacaaaaaaaagactgtaaaatttacatcaattaattacgTATATTCTATTACTTTACATTtcttgaaattaaataataattttttattgcagcaattagaattattaatatgttattattaatgacagctaaaaataaaattgtaatgaagctaaagttgtaaatttatctattttaaccTCAAATTAGTTATAATAACTAAACGGATCGTTACTATAGCGAAACGATCTTATGATTTCGGGATCCGCCTGGATCGTGATAATCACGATCCGATAGACCAGCACTTTCCGTATACAATGGATACCCAACCGAGGAGAGTGAATATCACGATACCGTTGAGTGGTGagcgcaatatttttttctccgtgtagagTCGACAGCTAGCCAcctaatacttttattataaattatgaagaactgatttaaataacgtaccgaaaaattatataactgAAAATGATCTAGTACTTATCTCAAACAATATTATCAGAGAATAATCTCTCAATCTCaacaattttgtaattaagttGACAACATagttagaaattaaaatttaaatatcgctttattaatttaaaaataaacctaTCCTCCTTAATAAAAGATCTCTGGGGTTCCCGGTCTATAGGCTTCGGCTTGGGCCAAATACCCACGAAACATTCATTTATGTCAATTTCTGACATaacatttcattattatttgaagaaaagaaaataaattttttatcgccgtcaaaaatttttttatttattttcgcaCGAATTAGGgtagtttcaaaaaaaaattttttttactaaattaagtGTACATttaagttaaattattattacaaaatcgataaaaaaaattctaaaaacaattttgaaaaaaagtgtTGGGCAtcttaaattgtttaaaaataattgtacttgagagaaaaattaaaaaaatactgaggTTTAAATCTTATCGCGAAATGGCAACAtttatttgaaagtaaataaGCTAAATATACttccataaaaattatttattttataatttatagagaaaaaaaaaaaactataaaaccagtagcaaatattttattaaataatatccCCAGTTTTCTTTGAAGAGCTTAGAAAGTAGCACTATATTTTGTATAACGTCACAAGCAGACGGAAATATAGCACCGAGGATCCTTggtataatttacaaatattttttccacttCAGCCCCATGATGCGTTTCCttttataactattatttaatattttatatcttgagCTTCCATTTTGTTtgaagcaaataaaaaataaaaaatcaacaaaCCGAATCTAAGCCGTAAACATCAAACATTTAATGACTCGATGTCTGACCTGTCACAGCCTTAGCTACTTGATAAAAtaactgagtaaaaaaataacaatagatcgatataatttaataaatataatagttataaataaCGGTAAAAACATCTTATACATTATCTCTCTTCCTGCGATCAACTTTCAAGCCCGAGTAAATTGAAATATGATACgtctaaaagaaaaataatgtcaATGAGGACACGAACTATAAGGTAAAGCACTCTGTGTAACTATATCTTCATTGTGTATCACATTTATTGACGCATTTCCGTCAagtgttaataaaatatttttctagccatcaaataattaaagtctAATAAATTAACAGCTCGACTCGTTGCTTTTTTAGTGGCTCCGTAATGGAACACGTATGAAAAAAcgtcctaatttttttttatggttatAGTTAATTCACTGTTGTATACTCAATTGATTATTACGAAACAGCCggaagaaaaatttcatttttattaggattcatttaaagtaaaagaaaaagttGGGAAAAATTTGTAGATcgaaataactaaaaaatggTATATTATACACCAAGTAAGGAAAGTGGGACATTCTAACCCACGTGTATAATTGGCCGGTGGCAAATACGCGAGTTAGAACATCTTACTTTCTGTGGTGTGTACACGATTTTTCACCCGACCCGcacatgaaaatttaaattcatgcATCTGTTTGTGGAAAGAATGGCACATgcgttaatttttatcatttgttttctcATACGAGAAGAGTACGACTTTCTTCCCGctaaacagggcaggaatatttattactcttgttattgttatttattattaaacttttgGTGCAGTTATGGTGAAAAAAgacttcaatatatttttttttttttgagacctAATTAGTTTCTACGATTCTAGAATTTTattctatgaaaaatttcgcccaaaattacatataatttaattttgatcaattttggaattataaaggatatatctttatatatatgaaggaCAGGCAAAACGGATCACCCCAAAAAttgtgtaaattttttcttaaccgTCATTTAGGACTCTTATcatcacacggaaaaaaattttagctctaaacctaccaatttttattatgctgccGACCAAACTTGACACAAGaagtgaagcatccaaaaaaatattatgcttatacgaaaaattattatgctgtatcacAATACTTACTAAGCGCGAGAAACTCATCgctttaataacaattactttcatacattataataattgtgatgcagcataataatattttggattcttcacttcctgtttcgagtttggtcgacagcataataaaaattggtaggtttcgggccaacatttttctccgtgcatTATTGTACAATTTTGAGTgtcccaaatttttttttttttaatttttttatgaatttttgaatattctcAATGTATTATTGGCCATACCAGCTTGAAATTACCAGGACTTCTCGTTTTCCATAATTTGTTTCAATGTATGTCAAGTAAAAGTTTCCTTCACTTGATGATACAGTAATTCAACAATATTTCAAGcagtaaatatttaaccatgaaaacaaaaagtaaaatatagttaattcctaagaactttgaaaaataacaaatgtGAAAATTATTACGGACATATTTGGATTGTGAGAATCAACTCACATTTGACGGCTTTAGAATTAAAAACTAGTAACTGAAATTAACAAACAACACAAAACTGTTAGACTCCGTTCTacagtatttaatttaaaagtttatttttaattttatcttttccTCATCGAACTTTCTgttttaattctatttgtaaataaatccTCTATTTtcctcaataaatttataaaacaaatctattacaaattaatgataaaataaatatataaatttcctgttatgactataaaaaatttatatttagtattatttattgacatcATAACGTTAATGTTGACTCATTACTTTTTGTGTCCGAGattaataaagtttttgtAAACTATAACcttaagataaataattattatcaaatatatGTCGCAATGAAcgatatcatttaaaataaatatgttcatatatattttccacACTCGGTACTTTACTTTCGCGTAGTCAAAATGAAACTgttctgtttatttatattttccgtCGTTATAACGATAAGCAAAACACAAAGTCTCGATTGGACTGACAGCGAACCcggtaaaaaaaactcatttattttttatttatttatttactttaatttaataaataaaataaattttttttagatcaaCCTACATTTGAAACACCTCCAGGCTACAAGTaagcatgaaaaaaaaaattccactaaAAGTTTATCTTTGGAATGTCAAAGATAATTTAacaaatgtttaaaaaatttttagttcctGGGGCACTAATTTATACAAAGCTTACAATGTTGCGAAGAATTGGAACTATGCACAACAGACATGCCAAGAAGATAACGGAAATTTGGCTGTTATAAATTCAGCTGAAGAAGCTCAATTCGTTCGTCAGCTACTGATCGACAACGTTCCAATCATCAGATCTACTTATCCTGGCGGCTGGGTGGGATTCAGAGATTTTGATGGCAACGCTAATTGGCAAACACTTACTAGACAAAATTTAGACGAAGCTGGCTACAATAAGTGGTGGAGAAATGGCGATAAAGATGAAAAAGACAAATGTGGAGCTATCAAAACTTGCGGAAGATTTTCAGCTGTTTCTTGTGATGAATCACTTGCTTTTATTTGTGAAATTGAACCATTACTAACAAACATTCATGTGGAATGATAACAAccagtgtaattttttaaaaaattaaaaataaaaccaattactatttcaaatttcaaatttcttatCGTCTTCATATgtcaaaatttgttaatatattttacaataatttcatTAGCTTTGGCAGAACTCCAATGATACATAAGTTGACTTAAACCTGaagcgggaaaattttttgatattcaatttatatagcAGCCAAAAAATGTCACAATATCTGAGTCAGCTTATGCTGCTGGCTATTTCCCGCCTATTTTAGATGTATCTCAGCGCTCTTATTTGTATGCGCAGTGTACGAATGCAATAAAAGATGCAGATACTGCAGTaagagaaatttataaaaaatgatactacagaaatttgaaaaaaaagatgtaagtgataaaaaatatttaaattgaacaaATTGAACTAGGTAGTTTTCGGAATAGTAAGTGTGATAAGTCAACGAAACAGCGGCAAGTGACAAGTGAACGTTATTTCTGGTGGTTGCAGATGCGAAGTACCATGAGGCTTGTGGTTTTGCAAGCGACCAAACCGCACATGAGCgagaaaaagagagagagGGTTGAGAAAGTATGAAGAGAAGCCAACCAGTTTTACGTATACACATATGTCTAACCCAGTTATAAACATTagcttttataattattattattattgttattattattattattactacacttgctaattaattatattttaaattactatttaattaacttgCAGATATAAATGAAATGTGTgcagcatttaaaaaaaaaaatcacattgcatttgaaaatttaatgtaatgaaaaaaaatttttcttatgatgtcacttttacacggaaaaaaataatcggtagccgctaccaatttcaatttctatagaaatattttttaaaaagaagtTAATTGTTTGAAATccgtaaattaataattaaaaatttctatttaacgataatacacatataaataaatattaatttaatcagtgaaattttaaaaaaattttatatacagtgtacacggagagaaaaatatcgccagattAAGTATACGTATCGCTATTCTGGCTATAGGCTGTATAGTCATCTTACTTAACGATACGCCGTATAGCCAATTCAGCTATACAGAGTATCCTCACAGTGGATCGTCAAAATGACGATCCGTATCCTTATTTTAGGCATTTTATGAATCGCTGACAAGACTATTGCGCAAACTCTGTATTTAGGCATCCGACAACTGAGAACGACGATACGTATAGCCAATTTAGCTATACGGATCCTCACGCTGGCGATACAGATACCTATATCAACGAAACTACATATCGTTACAAAGGCTATTCGTcgtattgttaatttaaataaacgaatactTAACCTAACCCAAATAcgtatctttattttaaagatactatagattattgaattaatatgagagtattcctaaattaggtatacgaatcgttattctgacgatacgtcatttgaggatacattggatagtcattttggcgatatttttctctccgtataaaaaaaaactggagTAATTCaaggcggtgtaggtgttaaaattttcggtgttaaatttaaacaccgaaagcggtgttaaaatgtttttcagtgttgaaaatatttttacttactcgatcactacacttaattagtgtttttattaattaattgaattattggtgattgaaatggtggccgtaaaattgtgtaattttcaaataaattacgtatcacataaataattatttaaataagtatacAGTAAAATTGGAATTTCctccagataatattcattaaattttgatattttcttatatgtaatatatttttttttctaatttttctccgtggaatttttttttacaccggtaaTTTAACACCGCTTACACCGGTGTTATTCCATTTTAACAACgttctttttacagtgtataaatttaaaaacaacaaatgaattattataattattattattattaagaaaataactaagttaaaaatcaaaaagtatataaaataaactagATAAACTcaagattaataaaaatgaaagggTGAGAGAATAAGGTGGAACTCGGAGTGTATCACTTTAGGGCATTATTTTTGGTGTTAACTATATATTGCACAGTACCCAACATTCGGCGCCTCGTTTCGTACCACAAGTACTGAGCCCGCGGAAGCcgttaatattcatatattctaacGAAGACTACGAGTGCAGTTAGGTCGTGGCGATGGCGACGGCTACGACTTTACCACAACCACGACAACGACGACCGTGATTATTGTTCCGAAACAACGCGCTCGTCCTTCcacttagattttttttatcttccctCAGGCTATTGTCCCTTTTCTTCGAGTCTCACCTCTATTCTTTACGGTTTACTTCCTATATCACCCCACACAATCACAATATTATATACGGAATCCtcccatataaaaaaatgtttatagaaatatatgtttacagacatctatatatctatatataaatatataaggtGGTAGTTGTGGAGTATGAAATATCAAGCTAGTTATATTCAATTGGCTTTTGTTACACAATGTGATGTCGGAATCAtcaatatatatgatattgcTTTGGGATCAGCAGAAAAGAAAACGTTTGAATgatgcagaaaaaaatatatataaagacgATATAAAGATGGTCCAGCTTATCAAAATCACAAAGCTCAATCGTCCAAATGGCCTGTGATGTCTTTTGAGCTTATCATTGCGTATAATAGaatcttttattattgtttttctccttcctttttatttttttcttcctcgtTTTAATCAACGGACTACTGTcacttgttattatttatgtaactTCTGCGCAATAAATATTGCGGttatataataatagtgtATGTGttcaagagaaaaatttgaaataaacattACATAGATAAATATTAAGACGGCTAAGatatttatgagaaaaaaaatcttacgaCGTTTACACAAGACTTAGCGTCAATAAAATGCACCGAAAGAAAGATAAACTGAGAGATAAGACCGTTGATTTAAGACGGGAATATTTGGACGCTGAGTCCAGCGACGAGCACCATGACCAATatgaaagtaatatttttttatttattcaagtatatttatatatatatatatattaaaactttCTTAAAATAGGATAAAATACCCATCTGCCAATCCCATGTTAATATCCAACCCTCCATatacttt is part of the Microplitis mediator isolate UGA2020A chromosome 11, iyMicMedi2.1, whole genome shotgun sequence genome and harbors:
- the LOC130677797 gene encoding snaclec coagulation factor X-activating enzyme light chain 1-like; the encoded protein is MKLFCLFIFSVVITISKTQSLDWTDSEPDQPTFETPPGYNSWGTNLYKAYNVAKNWNYAQQTCQEDNGNLAVINSAEEAQFVRQLLIDNVPIIRSTYPGGWVGFRDFDGNANWQTLTRQNLDEAGYNKWWRNGDKDEKDKCGAIKTCGRFSAVSCDESLAFICEIEPLLTNIHVE